From one Salmo salar chromosome ssa09, Ssal_v3.1, whole genome shotgun sequence genomic stretch:
- the LOC106611249 gene encoding tyrosine-protein kinase receptor TYRO3 isoform X2, giving the protein MTIYLWIIVFLAQSSRAIPGLRFTKNPANLTVTQGNMVRLGCSIEGLREPEIVWMKDGEKLYSTDQMYIPLEQHHWETFHSVKSVQQQDAGKYWCEVEFRGSTISSEPAWITVEGVPHFTLEPQDVATIPGVPFNLTCTAVGPPGPVEVLWWLGGVQEGDVTSSPSVLHVNGVNNSIKFYCEAKNARGISVSRTGTVHIKVLPAAPKGVQVVHMVEDNVTLAWSPGFTGHSDLSACTIQMSKNSGRKVEVRDQRVKVPPFQQILSGLSCYSNYSVRVCCDNEVGTSPFSGWLDFQTPEAVPSAAPRNLTFELTEQQLSLNWASLDDKELQGKLMAYKVQWNLGGEGQEALLFKENMAHLSGGGRFFNATFQVSACTVAGCGPWSQPVLVMPASVAAQTQRGHMWVGLLLGLLVATMVGLLLTVLVHRRGKETQFGSVFKPPGTESTVSFTAARSFNRTCSELPESTLDSLGINDDLKAKLQDVLIPERLLTLGHILGKGEFGSVREAFLKMEDSNVQQKVAVKVLKTDINSSCDIEQCLKEAAYMKDFHHPNVIQLIGVSLHRRPQQRLPIPMVILPFMKHGDLHTFLLMSRLGDEPFTVSLQMLIQFMLDIARGMEYLSNKSIIHRDLAARNCMLSENLTVCVADFGLSKKIYSGDYYRQGSVSKLPVKWIALESLADNVYTTQSDVWAFGVTMWEIMARGQTPYPGVENSEIYEYLIKGERLKQPPDCQDDIYEIMHSCWSPVPKCRPSFQHLIDQLEGLWASLSSGPNFMKEALLYVNLESDEGEPGSLGPGEDPLWSAMPWQCVGMEEDEKDWLMVSSGAALAIGGDYRYIIGPNCNCTEEEGGRQGTSMDTLQQEVRDEEYEDTIINV; this is encoded by the exons ATGACCATTTATCTTTGGATCATAGTCTTCTTGGCACAAAGTAGTAGAGCAATCCCTG GACTCAGGTTTACCAAGAACCCCGCCAACCTCACGGTAACCCAGGGCAACATGGTTCGCCTGGGTTGTTCCATCGAGGGCCTGCGTGAGCCGGAGATCGTGTGGATGAAGGATGGGGAGAAGCTGTACAGTACAGACCAGATGTACATCCCACTGGAGCAACACCACTGGGAGACCTTCCACAG TGTGAAGTCTGTCCAGCAGCAGGATGCAGGGAAGTACTGGTGTGAGGTAGAGTTCCGAGGCTCGACCATCTCTTCGGAGCCCGCCTGGATAACAGTAGAGG GTGTCCCCCACTTTACACTTGAGCCCCAAGACGTAGCTACGATCCCTGGCGTGCCCTTTAACCTGACGTGTACTGCTGTGGGTCCCCCGGGCCCGGTGGAGGTGCTGTGGTGGCTgggaggagtacaggagggagacGTCACTTCCTCTCCATCTGTACTCCATGTTAACG GTGTTAATAACAGCATCAAGTTCTACTGTGAAGCCAAGAATGCCAGAGGTATCTCAGTATCTCGAACAGGCACTGTGCACATTAAAG TCCTCCCAGCAGCCCCTAAAGGTGTGCAGGTGGTCCACATGGTGGAGGACAATGTCACGCTGGCCTGGAGCCCTGGCTTCACTGGACACTCTGACCTGTCAGCCTGCACCATCCAG ATGTCTAAGAACTCTGGGAGGAAGGTGGAAGTTCGAGACCAGCGTGTGAAGGTTCCACCGTTCCAACAGATCCTCAGTGGGCTGAGCTGCTACTCCAACTACAGCGTTAGAGTGTGCTGTGACAATGAGGTGGGGACATCCCCGTTCTCTGGATGGCTGGACTTTCAGACACCAGAAGCAG TGCCCTCTGCTGCCCCCCGGAACCTGACCTTTGAACTAACTGAACAGCAGCTGTCCCTAAACTGGGCGAGCTTGGACGACAAGGAGCTGCAGGGGAAACTGATGGCCTACAAAGTCCAGTGGAacctgggaggagagggacag GAGGCGTTGCTCTTTAAAGAGAATATGGCCCACCTGTCTGGTGGAGGTCGTTTCTTCAACGCCACCTTCCAGGTGTCGGCGTGTACAGTGGCCGGCTGTGGGCCCTGGAGCCAGCCCGTACTGGTCATGCCCGCCTCAG TGGCAGCCCAGACTCAGAGAGGCCATATGTGGGTGGGTCTGTTGCTGGGCCTGCTGGTGGCCACCATGGTAGGGCTTCTCCTGACAGTCCTAGTGcaccgcagagggaaggaaacaCAGTTTGG GTCTGTGTTCAAGCCACCGGGGACTGAGAGCACggtctccttcactgcagccaggTCATTCAACAGGACCTGCTCTGAGCTCCCAGAATCCACCT TGGACAGCTTGGGTATCAACGACGATCTAAAGGCCAAGCTTCAAGACGTTCTGATCCCAGAAAGGCTACTGACCCTCGGACACATCTTGGGAAAAG GTGAATTTGGCTCAGTGCGTGAGGCCTTCCTAAAGATGGAGGACAGCAATGTACAACAGAAGGTTGCAGTGAAGGTGCTAAAAA CGGATATCAACTCATCATGTGATATTGAGCAGTGCCTGAAAGAGGCTGCTTACATGAAGGACTTCCACCATCCCAATGTCATCCAGCTCATTG GAGTGAGTTTGCACAGGCGGCCTCAGCAACGGTTGCCCATCCCCATGGTTATCCTGCCCTTCATGAAGCATGGGGATCTTCACACCTTTCTGCTCATGTCCCGCCTTGGAGATGAGCCCTTT acagtgtcactgCAGATGCTCATTCAGTTTATGTTGGACATCGCTCGTGGAATGGAGTACCTGAGCAACAAAAGCATCATACACAGGGATCTGGCTGCACGCAACTGCAT GCTGAGTGAAAACTTGACAGTCTGTGTGGCAGACTTTGGCCTTTCAAAGAAAATCTACAGTGGTGACTACTACAGACAAGGATCCGTCTCAAAGCTGCCTGTCAAGTGGATAGCACTGGAGAGCCTTGCTGACAATGTCTACACTACTCAGAGTGATGTG TGGGCATTTGGAGTCACCATGTGGGAGATCATGGCACGTGGACAGACCCCCTACCCTGGGGTGGAGAACTCTGAAATCTACGAGTACCTCATCAAGGGAGAGAGGCTCAAACAACCACCTGACTGCCAAGATGACAT TTACGAGATCATGCATAGCTGCTGGAGCCCTGTTCCCAAGTGCCGCCCCAGTTTCCAGCACCTGATTGACCAGCTGGAGGGGCTATGGGCCAGCCTGTCCTCAGGGCCTAATTTTATGAAGGAGGCCCTTCTCTACGTTAACCTGGAGAGTGACGAGGGGGAGCCAGGGTCACTGGGCCCAGGGGAGGACCCCTTGTGGTCAGCAATGCCCTGGCAGTGTGTGGGAATGGAGGAGGATGAGAAAGACTGGCTCATGGTGTCTTCTGGGGCAGCTCTGGCTATTGGTGGAGACTACCGCTACATCATTGGCCCTAACTGCAACTGTACTGAAGAGGAGGGTGGGAGGCAGGGTACCTCAATGGATACCTTGCAGCAAGAAGTCAGGGATGAGGAATATGAAGACACGATCATTAATGTGTGA
- the LOC106611249 gene encoding tyrosine-protein kinase receptor TYRO3 isoform X1, translating to MTIYLWIIVFLAQSSRAIPGLRFTKNPANLTVTQGNMVRLGCSIEGLREPEIVWMKDGEKLYSTDQMYIPLEQHHWETFHSVKSVQQQDAGKYWCEVEFRGSTISSEPAWITVEGVPHFTLEPQDVATIPGVPFNLTCTAVGPPGPVEVLWWLGGVQEGDVTSSPSVLHVNGVNNSIKFYCEAKNARGISVSRTGTVHIKVLPAAPKGVQVVHMVEDNVTLAWSPGFTGHSDLSACTIQMSKNSGRKVEVRDQRVKVPPFQQILSGLSCYSNYSVRVCCDNEVGTSPFSGWLDFQTPEAVPSAAPRNLTFELTEQQLSLNWASLDDKELQGKLMAYKVQWNLGGEGQEALLFKENMAHLSGGGRFFNATFQVSACTVAGCGPWSQPVLVMPASAVAAQTQRGHMWVGLLLGLLVATMVGLLLTVLVHRRGKETQFGSVFKPPGTESTVSFTAARSFNRTCSELPESTLDSLGINDDLKAKLQDVLIPERLLTLGHILGKGEFGSVREAFLKMEDSNVQQKVAVKVLKTDINSSCDIEQCLKEAAYMKDFHHPNVIQLIGVSLHRRPQQRLPIPMVILPFMKHGDLHTFLLMSRLGDEPFTVSLQMLIQFMLDIARGMEYLSNKSIIHRDLAARNCMLSENLTVCVADFGLSKKIYSGDYYRQGSVSKLPVKWIALESLADNVYTTQSDVWAFGVTMWEIMARGQTPYPGVENSEIYEYLIKGERLKQPPDCQDDIYEIMHSCWSPVPKCRPSFQHLIDQLEGLWASLSSGPNFMKEALLYVNLESDEGEPGSLGPGEDPLWSAMPWQCVGMEEDEKDWLMVSSGAALAIGGDYRYIIGPNCNCTEEEGGRQGTSMDTLQQEVRDEEYEDTIINV from the exons ATGACCATTTATCTTTGGATCATAGTCTTCTTGGCACAAAGTAGTAGAGCAATCCCTG GACTCAGGTTTACCAAGAACCCCGCCAACCTCACGGTAACCCAGGGCAACATGGTTCGCCTGGGTTGTTCCATCGAGGGCCTGCGTGAGCCGGAGATCGTGTGGATGAAGGATGGGGAGAAGCTGTACAGTACAGACCAGATGTACATCCCACTGGAGCAACACCACTGGGAGACCTTCCACAG TGTGAAGTCTGTCCAGCAGCAGGATGCAGGGAAGTACTGGTGTGAGGTAGAGTTCCGAGGCTCGACCATCTCTTCGGAGCCCGCCTGGATAACAGTAGAGG GTGTCCCCCACTTTACACTTGAGCCCCAAGACGTAGCTACGATCCCTGGCGTGCCCTTTAACCTGACGTGTACTGCTGTGGGTCCCCCGGGCCCGGTGGAGGTGCTGTGGTGGCTgggaggagtacaggagggagacGTCACTTCCTCTCCATCTGTACTCCATGTTAACG GTGTTAATAACAGCATCAAGTTCTACTGTGAAGCCAAGAATGCCAGAGGTATCTCAGTATCTCGAACAGGCACTGTGCACATTAAAG TCCTCCCAGCAGCCCCTAAAGGTGTGCAGGTGGTCCACATGGTGGAGGACAATGTCACGCTGGCCTGGAGCCCTGGCTTCACTGGACACTCTGACCTGTCAGCCTGCACCATCCAG ATGTCTAAGAACTCTGGGAGGAAGGTGGAAGTTCGAGACCAGCGTGTGAAGGTTCCACCGTTCCAACAGATCCTCAGTGGGCTGAGCTGCTACTCCAACTACAGCGTTAGAGTGTGCTGTGACAATGAGGTGGGGACATCCCCGTTCTCTGGATGGCTGGACTTTCAGACACCAGAAGCAG TGCCCTCTGCTGCCCCCCGGAACCTGACCTTTGAACTAACTGAACAGCAGCTGTCCCTAAACTGGGCGAGCTTGGACGACAAGGAGCTGCAGGGGAAACTGATGGCCTACAAAGTCCAGTGGAacctgggaggagagggacag GAGGCGTTGCTCTTTAAAGAGAATATGGCCCACCTGTCTGGTGGAGGTCGTTTCTTCAACGCCACCTTCCAGGTGTCGGCGTGTACAGTGGCCGGCTGTGGGCCCTGGAGCCAGCCCGTACTGGTCATGCCCGCCTCAG CAGTGGCAGCCCAGACTCAGAGAGGCCATATGTGGGTGGGTCTGTTGCTGGGCCTGCTGGTGGCCACCATGGTAGGGCTTCTCCTGACAGTCCTAGTGcaccgcagagggaaggaaacaCAGTTTGG GTCTGTGTTCAAGCCACCGGGGACTGAGAGCACggtctccttcactgcagccaggTCATTCAACAGGACCTGCTCTGAGCTCCCAGAATCCACCT TGGACAGCTTGGGTATCAACGACGATCTAAAGGCCAAGCTTCAAGACGTTCTGATCCCAGAAAGGCTACTGACCCTCGGACACATCTTGGGAAAAG GTGAATTTGGCTCAGTGCGTGAGGCCTTCCTAAAGATGGAGGACAGCAATGTACAACAGAAGGTTGCAGTGAAGGTGCTAAAAA CGGATATCAACTCATCATGTGATATTGAGCAGTGCCTGAAAGAGGCTGCTTACATGAAGGACTTCCACCATCCCAATGTCATCCAGCTCATTG GAGTGAGTTTGCACAGGCGGCCTCAGCAACGGTTGCCCATCCCCATGGTTATCCTGCCCTTCATGAAGCATGGGGATCTTCACACCTTTCTGCTCATGTCCCGCCTTGGAGATGAGCCCTTT acagtgtcactgCAGATGCTCATTCAGTTTATGTTGGACATCGCTCGTGGAATGGAGTACCTGAGCAACAAAAGCATCATACACAGGGATCTGGCTGCACGCAACTGCAT GCTGAGTGAAAACTTGACAGTCTGTGTGGCAGACTTTGGCCTTTCAAAGAAAATCTACAGTGGTGACTACTACAGACAAGGATCCGTCTCAAAGCTGCCTGTCAAGTGGATAGCACTGGAGAGCCTTGCTGACAATGTCTACACTACTCAGAGTGATGTG TGGGCATTTGGAGTCACCATGTGGGAGATCATGGCACGTGGACAGACCCCCTACCCTGGGGTGGAGAACTCTGAAATCTACGAGTACCTCATCAAGGGAGAGAGGCTCAAACAACCACCTGACTGCCAAGATGACAT TTACGAGATCATGCATAGCTGCTGGAGCCCTGTTCCCAAGTGCCGCCCCAGTTTCCAGCACCTGATTGACCAGCTGGAGGGGCTATGGGCCAGCCTGTCCTCAGGGCCTAATTTTATGAAGGAGGCCCTTCTCTACGTTAACCTGGAGAGTGACGAGGGGGAGCCAGGGTCACTGGGCCCAGGGGAGGACCCCTTGTGGTCAGCAATGCCCTGGCAGTGTGTGGGAATGGAGGAGGATGAGAAAGACTGGCTCATGGTGTCTTCTGGGGCAGCTCTGGCTATTGGTGGAGACTACCGCTACATCATTGGCCCTAACTGCAACTGTACTGAAGAGGAGGGTGGGAGGCAGGGTACCTCAATGGATACCTTGCAGCAAGAAGTCAGGGATGAGGAATATGAAGACACGATCATTAATGTGTGA
- the LOC106611250 gene encoding leucine-rich repeat-containing protein 57 — protein MGNSAIKAHLENSQKTGIFQLTGKGLPEFPEELQRLTGNLRTVDLSSNKIEVLPAAIGNFLQMKSLTLNCNKLTSLPDEIGKLKKLETLLLNGNQLTQLPSGVGQLKALRTLSLSGNKFREFPGGLGSLRHLDVLDLSKNHIQAVPAEVAALQAIEINLNQNQISVVSAEVSTCQRLKVLRLEENCLELASIPVSILTSSQVSLLSVEGNLFEVKNMRDLEGYEKYMERFTATKKKFA, from the exons ATGGGAAACAGTGCGATCAAAGCCCATCTGGAAAACTCACAGAAGACTGGGATCTTTCAGCTGACAGGGAAAGGTCTCCCTGAG TTCCCCGAGGAGCTCCAGAGGTTGACTGGAAACCTACGGACTGTAGATCTGTCTTCCAACAAGATTGAAGTGCTGCCTGCCGCCATAGGAAATTTCCTTCAGATGAAGAGTCTGACTTTAAATTGTAATAAACTCA CAAGTCTCCCAGATGAAATTGGGAAGCTTAAGAAACTAGAGACCCTCTTGCTGAATGGGAACCAACTGACGCAGCTCCCTAGCGGTGTAGGGCAGTTGAAAGCGTTGCGCACCCTCAGCCTGTCTGGGAACAAGTTCCGGGAGTTTCCTGGCGGCCTCGGCTCCCTACGACACCTGGACGTCCTGGACCTGTCCAAGAACCACATCCAGGCTGTGCCTGCTGAGGTAGCGGCCCTGCAGGCCATCGAGATCAATCTCAACCAGAACCAG ATTTCAGTAGTGTCTGCGGAGGTGTCCACCTGCCAGAGGCTAAAGGTGCTGAGACTGGAGGAGAACTGTCTAGAGCTTGCCTCCATCCCTGTGTCCATCCTCACCAGCTCCCAGGTGTCTCTGCTCTCTGTGGAGGGCAACCTGTTCGAGGTGAAAAATATGCGGGACCTGGAAGGGTATGAGAAG TACATGGAGCGCTTCACTGCAACCAAGAAGAAGTTTGCCTGA